In Cyanobium sp. ATX 6F1, the following proteins share a genomic window:
- a CDS encoding putative 2OG-Fe(II) oxygenase — translation MDANSEVLSLFPRYLLKQRLNEGLLADLQQLARAVLSDPGSTPDASGKLAGQLALQRELGPQFPPIAQLCAEVIVPACEQWIRHVIDQQPPQGRGPWVPGGYRLQMIDVWLNLQRAGDYNPIHTHGGSFSGVIFLQVPPQITGERFDGQLCFHGPEEWHIQSFRTGMAHYVLPVPGDLYVFPAWQPHSVAPFRGEGERWSLAFNVVAVPQPRQSSAPQQPFQTQANVAGNVSLSSHRPRPGGFS, via the coding sequence ATGGATGCGAACTCAGAGGTGCTCAGCCTCTTTCCCCGCTACCTGCTCAAGCAACGGCTGAACGAGGGCCTGCTGGCCGATCTGCAACAGCTGGCCAGGGCGGTGCTCAGCGACCCCGGCAGCACCCCGGACGCCTCCGGCAAACTGGCCGGTCAGCTCGCCCTCCAGCGCGAACTGGGGCCCCAGTTTCCACCCATCGCCCAGCTCTGCGCCGAGGTGATCGTGCCGGCCTGCGAGCAGTGGATCCGCCACGTGATCGACCAGCAGCCGCCCCAGGGGCGGGGGCCATGGGTTCCGGGGGGCTACCGGCTTCAGATGATCGATGTGTGGCTGAACCTGCAGCGCGCCGGCGACTACAACCCCATCCATACCCACGGCGGCAGTTTCTCCGGTGTGATCTTCCTGCAGGTGCCGCCCCAGATCACCGGCGAGCGCTTCGACGGCCAACTCTGCTTCCACGGCCCCGAGGAATGGCACATCCAGAGCTTCCGCACCGGCATGGCCCACTACGTGTTGCCCGTGCCTGGCGACCTCTACGTGTTTCCCGCCTGGCAACCCCATTCGGTGGCCCCCTTCAGAGGCGAAGGAGAGCGCTGGTCCCTGGCCTTCAACGTGGTGGCGGTACCCCAGCCCCGGCAGTCGTCTGCGCCCCAACAGCCGTTCCAGACCCAGGCCAACGTCGCTGGCAACGTGTCGCTCTCCAGCCATCGACCCCGGCCGGGTGGCTTTTCCTGA
- a CDS encoding DUF1543 domain-containing protein, protein MSGCDYVIPSGGVPSRQARIPIACPEAMTRLYLVVLGGRSEGCHIELHDVRFVAAASIEAAIPELRRQWFGRRRGLHIDSYVALDFVDGHRIELRPEPWGGSERLWFVNMGAYDPTQLAELHQFTLVVAPSAQSAKARARRQLLLGAAGRHNDDLHAVEDALQLESLQGWHVHLPLDPENRHQPLVPDWFGYRRIDREASA, encoded by the coding sequence ATGTCTGGATGCGACTACGTGATTCCGTCGGGGGGGGTGCCCTCCCGCCAGGCCAGGATCCCAATCGCCTGCCCCGAAGCGATGACGCGGCTCTATCTGGTGGTGCTCGGTGGGCGCAGCGAGGGCTGCCACATCGAACTCCACGATGTGCGCTTCGTGGCGGCCGCTTCGATCGAAGCGGCGATACCGGAGCTGCGCCGCCAGTGGTTCGGCCGTCGCCGCGGACTTCACATCGACAGTTATGTGGCACTCGACTTCGTCGATGGCCATCGCATTGAGCTGCGGCCAGAGCCCTGGGGAGGAAGCGAACGCCTCTGGTTCGTGAACATGGGCGCCTACGACCCCACCCAGTTGGCGGAGCTGCACCAGTTCACCCTGGTGGTGGCACCGAGTGCCCAGTCCGCCAAGGCCAGGGCCCGGCGGCAGCTCCTGCTGGGGGCCGCCGGGCGCCACAACGACGACCTCCACGCCGTCGAGGATGCCCTGCAGCTGGAGTCGCTGCAGGGCTGGCATGTGCACCTGCCCCTGGACCCGGAGAACCGCCATCAGCCCCTGGTGCCCGATTGGTTCGGTTACCGCCGAATTGATCGTGAGGCAAGCGCCTGA
- the minE gene encoding cell division topological specificity factor MinE produces MTLLDFINKLLGRQPASADTARQRLQLVLAHDRSDLNPELLEQMRREILEVVSRYVEIDLEEGDVSLETEDRVTALVANLPIKRARAIPLPAPEPVEPTPSPA; encoded by the coding sequence ATGACCCTGCTCGACTTCATCAACAAACTGCTCGGGCGGCAGCCGGCCAGCGCCGACACCGCCCGCCAGCGACTGCAACTGGTGCTCGCCCACGACCGCAGCGACCTGAACCCCGAATTGCTGGAGCAGATGCGCCGGGAAATCCTCGAGGTGGTCTCCCGCTATGTGGAGATCGATCTGGAGGAGGGAGATGTGAGCCTGGAAACCGAAGACCGGGTCACCGCCCTGGTGGCCAACCTGCCGATCAAGCGGGCCCGGGCCATCCCCCTGCCCGCACCCGAACCGGTCGAGCCCACACCCTCCCCGGCCTGA
- the minC gene encoding septum site-determining protein MinC, protein MSAVLIPSAGPDLPHVLRLGAADGSSSVLEQASYALGVAPPAGPVLLQAGEWRLTTATLRALDQILAESALELSALQARNGATLVAAAALGLPTEHLPIAEAAPQAERSGPRNALTVHRGTLRSGDHLQVAGSVLLLGDVNPGARISAGDSVLVWGRLRGVAHAGCGGDNSAIITALQLRPLQLRIARAVARGPQDNPPAGFTETARLVGSSIEIEAADPLWPLSD, encoded by the coding sequence ATGAGCGCCGTCCTGATTCCCTCCGCCGGCCCGGATCTGCCCCACGTGCTCCGGCTCGGCGCAGCCGATGGTTCCAGCAGTGTCCTTGAGCAGGCGAGCTATGCCCTGGGGGTGGCGCCACCAGCGGGTCCCGTGCTGCTGCAGGCGGGGGAGTGGAGGCTGACCACGGCCACCCTTCGGGCCCTCGATCAGATCCTGGCCGAGTCGGCCTTGGAGCTGAGTGCGCTGCAGGCCCGCAACGGCGCCACCTTGGTGGCGGCGGCGGCCCTGGGGCTGCCCACCGAGCATCTCCCCATCGCCGAGGCAGCGCCGCAAGCCGAGCGTTCTGGACCCAGAAACGCCCTCACGGTGCACCGGGGCACCCTGCGCTCCGGCGATCATCTGCAGGTGGCGGGATCGGTGCTGCTCCTGGGGGATGTCAACCCGGGAGCTCGGATCAGCGCCGGCGACAGCGTACTGGTGTGGGGTCGACTGCGGGGGGTGGCCCACGCAGGCTGCGGCGGCGACAACAGCGCCATAATCACGGCCCTGCAGCTGAGACCTCTTCAACTGCGAATCGCCAGGGCGGTCGCCCGGGGGCCCCAGGACAACCCTCCGGCAGGGTTCACCGAAACCGCCAGGCTGGTGGGCTCCAGCATCGAAATCGAGGCCGCTGATCCCCTCTGGCCCCTCAGCGATTGA
- a CDS encoding DNA-processing protein DprA, producing MGWGECRRLWWLVWRGCPGVGWSRLRALERHCGDLGIAWGTPLEELAAVPGMGPAVLGRLEAYRRRLGQEPLSAFGRGGRPTRMLLPGDPAFPGALLELDRPPLALHWQGCGSLWPPLRRRQAVAVVGTRRPSRHGLVMARAIGKALAGAGWPVVSGLAEGIDAAAHEGCLAQGGRPVAVLGTPLERIYPRHHGELQRQVAAQGLLISEQLPGAGVHPGNFAARNRLQVALARAVVLVECPMVSGALQSAALAWDQGLPLWVVPADAGKVSAAGSNRLLARGASALLDPADLIRQLGPGPLKPAAGLAVAGRSVDRAEQAWPGFPLGGVQGEVLQVLGQGASLEDLCQGLGRPAPEVASRLLELELAGRVIAEPGLCWRPL from the coding sequence ATGGGCTGGGGTGAGTGTCGGCGCCTCTGGTGGCTCGTCTGGCGCGGTTGCCCGGGTGTCGGCTGGAGCCGCCTCAGGGCCCTGGAGCGCCATTGCGGTGACCTGGGGATCGCCTGGGGGACCCCCCTCGAAGAGCTGGCTGCGGTGCCGGGGATGGGGCCCGCTGTGCTCGGCAGGCTGGAGGCCTATCGACGGCGCCTGGGCCAGGAGCCGCTGAGTGCCTTTGGCAGGGGCGGTCGTCCGACACGGATGTTGCTGCCGGGGGATCCCGCCTTTCCAGGGGCCCTGCTGGAGCTGGATCGGCCCCCGCTGGCGCTCCACTGGCAGGGCTGCGGCAGCCTCTGGCCGCCGTTGCGGCGCCGCCAGGCGGTGGCGGTGGTGGGCACCCGCCGTCCATCCCGCCATGGGCTCGTCATGGCACGGGCCATCGGCAAGGCCCTGGCCGGGGCCGGTTGGCCGGTGGTGAGCGGCCTCGCGGAGGGCATCGATGCGGCGGCCCACGAGGGTTGTCTGGCCCAGGGGGGGCGGCCTGTGGCGGTACTGGGCACTCCCTTGGAGCGCATCTACCCCCGCCATCACGGGGAGCTGCAACGGCAGGTGGCGGCCCAGGGCCTGCTGATCTCCGAGCAGCTTCCTGGAGCCGGGGTGCACCCAGGCAACTTCGCCGCCCGCAACCGCCTGCAGGTGGCCCTGGCCCGGGCGGTGGTGCTGGTGGAGTGCCCCATGGTCAGTGGGGCTCTGCAGTCGGCGGCCCTCGCCTGGGACCAGGGGCTTCCGCTCTGGGTGGTGCCGGCGGATGCGGGAAAGGTTTCCGCGGCGGGCAGCAACCGGCTGCTGGCCAGGGGCGCTTCGGCCCTGCTCGACCCCGCTGACCTGATCCGCCAGCTGGGTCCTGGGCCCTTGAAGCCAGCGGCGGGCCTTGCAGTGGCGGGGCGATCGGTTGATCGGGCCGAGCAGGCGTGGCCGGGGTTCCCCCTCGGCGGCGTGCAGGGGGAGGTGCTGCAGGTGTTGGGGCAGGGGGCGAGCCTGGAAGACCTCTGTCAGGGCCTAGGGCGCCCGGCGCCTGAGGTGGCCAGCCGCCTGTTGGAGTTGGAGTTGGCCGGGCGGGTGATCGCGGAGCCGGGCCTGTGCTGGCGGCCTCTCTGA
- a CDS encoding response regulator transcription factor — MGGQRPIAVVTSQHRAAPGPISPEPITAAEGRVLGALLEGLSNKAIAARLFLSPRTVESHISHLLLKTGCGNRTQLLLWAMGER; from the coding sequence TTGGGAGGCCAACGCCCGATCGCCGTGGTCACCTCCCAACACCGAGCCGCCCCAGGGCCCATCAGTCCAGAGCCGATCACGGCGGCAGAGGGCCGTGTGCTCGGGGCCCTGCTGGAGGGTCTGAGCAACAAGGCGATCGCCGCGCGGCTGTTTCTCAGCCCGCGCACGGTAGAAAGCCACATCTCCCATCTGCTGCTCAAGACCGGTTGCGGCAACCGAACCCAACTGCTCCTCTGGGCCATGGGCGAGCGATAA
- a CDS encoding phospholipase D-like domain-containing protein: MPESTPHQQTLLVMPDDGVDSVVALIDQAREQLLLKQFKVESEAIEQALLRAHQRGVTVRVMLNPHTSGGDRWNDEAHARLNSWGIEAIWTSEAFPVTHEKSLVVDQQFALIATFNLADKYFTETRDYGVVTYSAPVVAQVIAGFEADWHRQFFQPDLGVGLVWSSFHSRGQMARIVDAATESLWIQHPKFVDAVILDRIITARERGVKVRVLCGGKHGISDWDIYDTFASLRIMERYGVKVRRQKHLKLHAKLIVVDGIASQTGSMNIDRSAFDLRRELGIESDAPAVVGRLKETFQADWAEAEKYHAPDPLDPTLHEEGELPPDPHFVHD, translated from the coding sequence ATGCCTGAGTCCACACCCCATCAGCAGACCCTCCTGGTCATGCCCGACGACGGCGTGGATTCCGTCGTTGCCCTGATCGATCAGGCCCGGGAACAGCTTCTGCTCAAGCAGTTCAAGGTCGAGTCCGAGGCCATTGAGCAGGCCCTGCTCCGGGCCCATCAGCGCGGGGTCACGGTGCGGGTGATGCTCAACCCCCACACCTCCGGCGGCGATCGCTGGAACGATGAGGCCCATGCTCGTCTCAACAGCTGGGGAATCGAGGCGATCTGGACCAGCGAGGCGTTTCCGGTCACCCACGAAAAGTCCTTGGTGGTGGACCAGCAGTTCGCCCTGATCGCCACCTTCAACCTGGCCGATAAATACTTCACCGAGACCCGCGACTACGGGGTGGTCACCTACTCCGCCCCCGTGGTCGCCCAGGTGATCGCCGGTTTCGAGGCCGATTGGCACCGCCAGTTCTTTCAGCCCGACCTGGGGGTGGGCCTGGTCTGGAGCAGTTTCCACAGTCGCGGCCAGATGGCCCGCATCGTCGATGCAGCCACGGAATCCCTCTGGATTCAGCACCCCAAGTTCGTCGATGCGGTGATCCTTGATCGGATCATCACGGCCCGGGAGCGGGGGGTGAAGGTGCGGGTGCTCTGCGGCGGCAAGCACGGCATCAGCGACTGGGACATCTACGACACCTTCGCCTCCTTGCGGATCATGGAGCGCTACGGCGTGAAGGTGCGCCGCCAGAAGCACCTCAAGCTCCACGCCAAGCTCATCGTTGTTGATGGCATCGCCTCCCAGACCGGATCGATGAACATCGACCGCAGCGCCTTCGACCTGCGCCGGGAATTGGGGATCGAATCCGATGCCCCCGCAGTGGTGGGTCGGCTCAAGGAAACGTTCCAGGCCGACTGGGCCGAGGCGGAGAAGTACCACGCCCCTGATCCCCTCGATCCCACCCTCCACGAAGAAGGCGAACTGCCTCCGGATCCCCATTTCGTCCACGACTGA
- a CDS encoding acyl-CoA thioesterase, with protein MKRGWRLRRRVLPQHTDHAGVMWHGAYLGFLEEARVEALAAAGLDYSDLSARGFELPVVALSIDYRQALLHGEALELWSTIEPRRGLRLPWHSTFLNGAGEVAAEARVELVLVQLPTTGATPAPRRLLRRLPEDLERAIERLGRGPKGQQEP; from the coding sequence ATGAAGCGTGGCTGGCGCCTGCGGCGGCGGGTGCTCCCCCAGCACACCGACCACGCCGGGGTGATGTGGCATGGCGCCTACCTGGGGTTTCTCGAGGAGGCGCGAGTGGAGGCGTTGGCGGCGGCTGGCCTGGATTACAGCGACCTCTCGGCCCGGGGATTCGAGCTGCCGGTGGTGGCCCTCTCGATCGATTACCGCCAGGCCCTGTTGCACGGTGAGGCGCTCGAACTGTGGAGCACGATCGAGCCCCGGCGCGGCCTGCGGCTGCCCTGGCACAGCACCTTTCTCAATGGCGCCGGTGAGGTGGCCGCCGAGGCCCGGGTGGAACTGGTGCTGGTTCAGCTGCCCACGACGGGCGCAACGCCGGCGCCACGGCGGTTGCTGCGGCGCCTGCCGGAGGATCTGGAACGGGCAATCGAGCGCCTGGGGCGGGGGCCCAAGGGCCAGCAAGAGCCGTAG
- a CDS encoding L-threonylcarbamoyladenylate synthase: MTSSPAFDQGRVLEAAELAEALAAGSAALFPTDTLPALACRPLAAPLLWRLKNRPADRPLILMGADPEELLAALAVPIRPQWREMALGHWPGALTLVLPAEGPIAQALHPGGGSLGLRVPACPSALALLRLSGPLATTSANASGAPACLTAEEAERAFPAVPLLGPLPWPAAAGLGSTVLAWCEGDRWQVLRPGAVMPEV; the protein is encoded by the coding sequence ATGACATCTTCCCCAGCTTTTGATCAGGGCCGGGTGCTTGAGGCCGCCGAGCTGGCCGAAGCCCTGGCCGCCGGTTCGGCCGCCCTCTTCCCCACCGATACTCTGCCGGCTCTGGCCTGCCGCCCCCTGGCCGCACCCCTGCTCTGGAGGCTCAAGAACCGCCCCGCCGATCGACCCCTGATCCTCATGGGCGCTGATCCCGAGGAATTGCTGGCGGCGTTGGCGGTGCCGATCCGCCCCCAGTGGCGGGAGATGGCCCTGGGGCACTGGCCCGGTGCGCTGACGCTGGTGCTGCCAGCCGAGGGGCCGATCGCCCAGGCGCTCCATCCCGGTGGCGGGAGCCTGGGGTTGCGGGTGCCGGCCTGCCCTTCGGCCCTGGCGTTGCTGCGGCTCAGCGGTCCCCTGGCCACCACCAGTGCCAATGCCTCAGGAGCGCCGGCCTGCCTCACGGCCGAGGAGGCTGAGCGGGCCTTCCCTGCCGTGCCCTTGCTGGGGCCGCTGCCCTGGCCCGCCGCCGCTGGGCTGGGGAGCACGGTGCTCGCCTGGTGCGAGGGAGACCGCTGGCAGGTGCTCCGTCCTGGTGCTGTGATGCCGGAGGTCTGA
- the prmC gene encoding peptide chain release factor N(5)-glutamine methyltransferase, whose amino-acid sequence MDRPCQSPSPAAPSPTVVPSPAAVLGPEVPTVVQGSELLAWRRRLLEGGGQSAELDWLLDLAGGLRWSALQRLWLEPERVVRLVRPLQALEALWLLHRQRSIPLQYLVGVCPWRDLELRVAPGVLIPRQESELLVDLALICLAALPPGPLRWADLGTGSGCLTVALAAALPPGSRGYAVDCSPEALAQVRLNLERAAGAASVELRLGQWWAPLEPLAGQLDLVVSNPPYIPTGLLAQLEPVVREHEPHLALDGGADGLASIRRIAAGASQALAPGGWLLLEHHHDQGPAVAALLAAAGLVEVTTEPDLEGHGRFTRARRPLPSHP is encoded by the coding sequence ATGGATCGCCCTTGCCAGTCGCCATCCCCCGCGGCGCCATCGCCCACCGTGGTGCCATCGCCCGCTGCGGTGCTGGGGCCTGAGGTCCCAACGGTGGTTCAGGGCAGCGAGTTGTTGGCCTGGCGCCGCCGTCTGCTGGAGGGGGGAGGTCAGAGCGCCGAACTCGACTGGCTGCTGGATCTGGCCGGCGGCCTGCGTTGGAGCGCCTTGCAGCGGCTATGGCTTGAGCCCGAGCGGGTGGTGAGGCTGGTGCGTCCGCTCCAGGCGTTGGAAGCGCTCTGGCTCCTGCACCGCCAGCGTTCCATACCCCTGCAGTACCTGGTGGGGGTCTGCCCGTGGCGGGATCTGGAACTGCGGGTGGCACCGGGGGTGCTGATCCCCCGTCAGGAGAGTGAGCTTCTGGTGGATCTGGCCCTCATCTGCTTGGCTGCGCTGCCCCCTGGACCACTCCGCTGGGCCGACCTGGGCACCGGTTCCGGCTGTTTGACGGTGGCCCTCGCGGCGGCCCTGCCTCCCGGAAGTCGGGGCTATGCCGTGGACTGCAGCCCCGAGGCCCTGGCCCAGGTCCGCTTGAACCTGGAACGCGCCGCTGGGGCGGCCTCTGTGGAGCTGCGGCTAGGGCAGTGGTGGGCGCCGCTGGAGCCGCTGGCCGGCCAGCTCGATCTGGTGGTCAGCAACCCCCCGTACATCCCCACGGGCCTGCTGGCGCAGTTGGAGCCGGTGGTGCGCGAGCACGAACCCCACCTGGCGCTCGATGGCGGTGCCGATGGACTGGCCTCGATTCGACGGATCGCCGCCGGTGCCTCCCAGGCCCTCGCCCCCGGTGGCTGGTTGCTGCTGGAGCACCACCACGATCAGGGCCCGGCCGTCGCGGCGCTCCTGGCGGCCGCTGGCCTGGTGGAGGTGACCACCGAACCTGATCTGGAGGGCCACGGGCGGTTCACCCGCGCCCGGCGCCCGCTCCCAAGCCATCCATGA
- the minD gene encoding septum site-determining protein MinD, translated as MARTRYILICSGKGGVGKTTLTANLGIALAKQGRKTAVLDADFGLRNLDLLLGLENRIVYTAQEVLAETCRLEQALVKHKQEPNLALLPAGNPRMLEWLKPDDMVKIAKLLGEDFEYVLIDCPAGIEDGFKNAVAAAEEAIVVTTPEVSAVRDADRVIGLLNTHGIKPIQLVLNRVRPKMMANQEMLAVSDVTDILALPLLGLVLEDEQVIVSTNRGEPLTLNGGRSPAAVAYNNVARRLQGEEVPMIDPLKEGGGLRSKLGRLLQTKIF; from the coding sequence ATCGCCCGCACCCGCTACATCCTGATCTGCTCCGGCAAAGGCGGCGTCGGCAAGACCACGCTGACTGCCAACCTGGGCATTGCCCTGGCCAAACAGGGTCGCAAGACCGCCGTGCTCGATGCGGATTTCGGCCTGCGCAACCTTGATCTGTTGCTGGGTCTGGAAAACAGGATCGTCTACACGGCCCAGGAGGTGCTCGCCGAAACCTGCCGGCTGGAACAGGCACTGGTGAAACACAAGCAGGAGCCCAACCTGGCCCTGTTGCCGGCGGGCAACCCGCGCATGCTCGAGTGGCTCAAGCCCGATGACATGGTCAAAATCGCCAAGTTGCTGGGCGAAGACTTCGAATACGTGCTGATCGATTGCCCGGCGGGCATCGAGGACGGCTTCAAGAATGCGGTGGCCGCGGCCGAAGAAGCGATCGTGGTCACCACCCCAGAGGTCTCAGCGGTGCGGGATGCGGACCGGGTGATCGGGCTGCTCAATACCCATGGCATCAAGCCCATTCAACTGGTGCTGAATCGGGTGCGGCCGAAGATGATGGCCAACCAGGAGATGCTGGCCGTCAGCGATGTGACCGACATCCTGGCCCTCCCGCTGCTGGGGCTGGTGCTCGAGGACGAACAGGTGATCGTCTCCACGAACCGCGGCGAGCCCCTCACCCTCAATGGCGGCCGCTCACCGGCGGCGGTGGCCTACAACAACGTGGCTCGGCGCCTGCAGGGTGAGGAGGTGCCGATGATCGATCCGCTCAAGGAGGGTGGTGGATTGCGCTCGAAGCTCGGCCGGCTGCTGCAAACCAAGATCTTTTGA
- a CDS encoding chromate transporter, whose translation MSLPLPLPLPLPLAACTPVSLSDLGNLLQVLWTFLSLSLFSLGGGNTLLSEYHHLSVEQYCWLSSSQFADLYALAEAAPGPSSMIVGLLGMGAAWREGAWWSLLSGYGAELAILLPSTLLMVVACLSWNKLKNSPWRVAFERGLGPITLGILFAVGLKILQTADTNTPGVIVSLLVCVLMLRTRISPLWFMAFAGALGGLGLINR comes from the coding sequence GTGTCCCTCCCCCTCCCCCTCCCCCTCCCCCTCCCTTTGGCGGCCTGCACGCCGGTCTCGCTCAGCGATCTGGGCAACCTGCTCCAGGTGCTCTGGACCTTTCTTTCCTTATCGCTGTTTTCGCTCGGGGGTGGTAACACCCTGTTGAGCGAATACCACCACCTGAGCGTCGAGCAGTACTGCTGGCTGAGTTCCTCCCAGTTCGCCGACCTCTACGCCCTGGCGGAGGCGGCCCCGGGCCCGAGCTCGATGATCGTGGGCTTGTTGGGGATGGGGGCGGCCTGGCGGGAGGGTGCCTGGTGGTCGTTGCTGAGTGGCTACGGCGCCGAACTGGCGATCCTGCTGCCTTCCACCTTGCTCATGGTGGTGGCCTGCCTGAGCTGGAACAAGCTCAAGAACTCCCCCTGGCGGGTGGCCTTTGAGCGAGGCCTTGGGCCGATCACCCTGGGGATCCTGTTCGCCGTCGGGCTGAAGATCCTGCAGACCGCCGACACCAACACTCCTGGGGTGATTGTCTCGCTGCTGGTCTGTGTGCTGATGCTGCGCACCCGGATCTCACCGCTTTGGTTCATGGCCTTTGCGGGGGCGCTGGGGGGGCTTGGGCTGATCAATCGCTGA
- a CDS encoding chromate transporter, giving the protein MAHPAPTGPQDLAPPPGLRALFIGMLQVSLSSFGGGLSAWSQRIVVEQRRWMTNESFLTGLTVARLFPGPNQINMAVYIGASFRGLVGAAVALAGMLLLPFTALMLVGLLYFHFHELPSVDRVLAGVVAAAAGMALSMGFKILDQYWRDPMALVLAAVTFVAMVVFHVQLIPLVLVAGPLAMAWYWPRNSNAIPDRPA; this is encoded by the coding sequence ATGGCCCATCCGGCTCCCACCGGCCCCCAGGACCTGGCGCCGCCACCGGGTCTGCGGGCCCTGTTCATCGGCATGTTGCAGGTGTCGCTCTCCTCGTTCGGCGGCGGGCTCTCGGCCTGGAGCCAGCGCATCGTGGTGGAGCAGCGCCGCTGGATGACCAACGAGAGCTTCCTCACCGGCCTCACGGTGGCGCGGCTGTTTCCGGGGCCCAACCAGATCAACATGGCCGTCTACATCGGCGCCAGTTTCCGCGGACTGGTGGGGGCCGCCGTCGCCCTGGCCGGGATGCTGCTGCTGCCGTTCACGGCCCTGATGCTGGTGGGTCTGCTCTATTTCCATTTCCACGAGCTGCCCTCCGTGGACCGGGTGCTGGCCGGCGTGGTGGCGGCGGCGGCCGGCATGGCCCTTTCGATGGGCTTCAAGATCCTCGACCAGTACTGGCGCGATCCGATGGCCCTGGTGCTGGCCGCGGTCACCTTCGTGGCGATGGTGGTGTTCCACGTGCAGCTCATCCCATTGGTGTTGGTGGCCGGTCCGCTGGCCATGGCCTGGTACTGGCCCCGCAACAGCAACGCCATCCCTGACCGCCCCGCCTGA